The sequence below is a genomic window from Campylobacter concisus.
CTCGTATCCTGGGCATTTTGAGTACTCATCTTCGCAGACGATTTTGTTGCCTTTGCTATCAACTGGTTGAAGGAGTTTATCTTTAAATTTATCGCTCCAGCCTTTATGAGCACCCATTATCCATTTTACTTGTTTATCTCGGCCGATCTTGATAACTGCGTCTTGGTGGCGGCTTGAGATGATGATACTATCATCGCTTGGGTCATAATCCACGCTATTTACGTGCGCCCAGTTGCGTCCGGGACCAGCGCCAACTATGTCGCCCCATTTATCATGCGTATCCATAGACTGAAGCTCATCAGAGCTTGCTGTGTGGCCTGCTTTTTTAGCGTCTATGTTTAAGCAAACTGCGCCTTGATCAAGCGTTTTTAGCACGATATCGCGGTAAGGATCGAGGATTTCATATAGTCTAAAGTCATCAACTACGTTGCCGTCGCGGTCAAGCTCAACGATCACGTCGCGCACTGTTCTTACGTTTTTGCCATCAGCTCTTTTATAATCAGCATTTGCCACGCGCAAGAAGTAGTGTCCGTTTTGTGCTACGTCCATTGAGTGAGAGAAGTCGTTGTAGCTAGCTGGTAGCTCGCGGTTGAAAATTTCTCTACCCATGATGTCGTATTTTGCATATCTTTGGCCGTATCCCCAAGTCATAGCGCCGTCGTCATTTTGCTTAAAGCCCATCATAACGCCAGCGTTAAATGGCTGTTTTAGATCATAAATTTTGCTTGGCTCAAGATACCATCTAACCTCGCCTTTTGTGTCAAGGATGAAGTTATTTGGGCTGTAGTTCCATTCGATCGCACCGCCAGCTGGGTTGTTCCAAACGACTTTTGTGCCCTTGCCGGTTTTATTTACGAAGTTATTTACGTAGTAGAGGCGGTTAGCAAATTTAGCACTCGCAGGCTTAGTAACCTCGATCTTATCAAATAGTGCGCCCTTTTGATTTGGCGTGCCTGAGCTTTCTAGGTAGATGGCTGGGGCGTAAATTTTATAGCTCTCTTTTATGTGCTCGGTCTTGCCTTTGTAGATCTTATCGTACTCGACTTCAACAGTATTTTGGTAGTCAGGATACATGCCAAAAACAGGTATGCCGCCATGTGTGCGAAGATGTTTGTCGGCCACTTTGTAGCTTATCACCTGACCGCCTTGTTTTGGCACGATGGTTACTTTGGCGTTGCTTAGTGTATAGCCACCATTTTTAATGACTGCTGTAAGTGGGGCAGTATCGTATGGATTTACCACTACTTCGCCTATTTGCCCAGTGATAGCATAGTCTAGTTTAGCCCCGCTTGGACCGCCTATCGCAAAAGCGCTTGAGTAAAGCACGGAAGCTAGCGCAACACAACTCAAAGTCTTTTTCATAACATCTCCTTTGGATAAATTAAATTTTATAAACTCTACTCATAAAGCTTATAAAATTTAGAAAAAGCCTTGGAACGCCCAAGGCTTAAAATAGGTAAAAGGAGTAATAAAAA
It includes:
- a CDS encoding aryl-sulfate sulfotransferase; the encoded protein is MKKTLSCVALASVLYSSAFAIGGPSGAKLDYAITGQIGEVVVNPYDTAPLTAVIKNGGYTLSNAKVTIVPKQGGQVISYKVADKHLRTHGGIPVFGMYPDYQNTVEVEYDKIYKGKTEHIKESYKIYAPAIYLESSGTPNQKGALFDKIEVTKPASAKFANRLYYVNNFVNKTGKGTKVVWNNPAGGAIEWNYSPNNFILDTKGEVRWYLEPSKIYDLKQPFNAGVMMGFKQNDDGAMTWGYGQRYAKYDIMGREIFNRELPASYNDFSHSMDVAQNGHYFLRVANADYKRADGKNVRTVRDVIVELDRDGNVVDDFRLYEILDPYRDIVLKTLDQGAVCLNIDAKKAGHTASSDELQSMDTHDKWGDIVGAGPGRNWAHVNSVDYDPSDDSIIISSRHQDAVIKIGRDKQVKWIMGAHKGWSDKFKDKLLQPVDSKGNKIVCEDEYSKCPGYESDKGGFDWQWTQHTAFRIDSKSKKGEIYLSVFDNGDTRGMEQPAIAGMKYSRAVVYKIDEKKKTVEQVWEYGKERGKEWYSSVTSLTQYQDDLDSVMVYSAVAGMQFDIAKGRPVGLPSPHIDEFEWGAKEPSIEIKMTNAMGYQAFPFSLQKAFEK